In Bordetella holmesii ATCC 51541, the following proteins share a genomic window:
- a CDS encoding chorismate lyase family protein has product MTVLYQAPLAAGWLTRAPYVLTPAQRHWLFRPGALTAGLRQLGQVRLRVVAEYAEGAAPDEAQAMHIAPGSAVWVREVLMSVDGVDSVPARSLTPLTASHGSWQGMRRLLTRPLADMLYHDRSVIRSPFACRRLTSAQPFYRMIARLPSVTPADARALWARRSVFWRHRQPLLVAECFLPEFWLHAGRTQPPLKAHDRRAGIPAQAISPRR; this is encoded by the coding sequence ATGACCGTCCTGTATCAAGCACCGCTGGCCGCTGGCTGGCTGACCCGCGCGCCCTATGTCCTGACACCCGCCCAACGCCATTGGCTATTCCGCCCTGGCGCGCTGACGGCTGGCCTGCGTCAGTTGGGCCAGGTGCGCCTGCGCGTGGTGGCCGAGTATGCCGAAGGGGCCGCGCCCGATGAGGCGCAAGCCATGCATATCGCACCGGGTTCGGCAGTATGGGTGCGTGAGGTATTGATGTCCGTCGATGGCGTCGACAGCGTTCCCGCGCGCAGTCTCACGCCGTTGACGGCCTCGCATGGTAGCTGGCAAGGGATGCGGCGTCTGCTGACCCGGCCGCTGGCCGACATGCTCTATCATGACCGCAGCGTCATCCGCTCCCCCTTTGCCTGCCGCCGCCTGACCTCTGCCCAGCCTTTTTACCGCATGATCGCCAGGCTGCCCTCGGTCACGCCTGCCGATGCGCGCGCGTTATGGGCGCGGCGATCGGTATTCTGGCGCCACAGGCAACCACTTTTGGTGGCGGAATGTTTTCTCCCGGAATTCTGGCTGCACGCCGGGCGCACGCAGCCACCGCTCAAAGCCCATGACCGCCGGGCGGGCATTCCCGCTCAGGCCATCTCACCGCGCCGCTGA
- a CDS encoding pseudouridine synthase family protein gives MEKVRISKLMSERGLCSRREADGYIERGWVRVDGVVVSELGAKAYPDQTITLERAARAAQTSLVTILINKPIGYVSGQAEDGYTPAAALVDARSQFEGDRSRRRFDRTHLRGLAVAGRLDIDSQGLLILTQDGRIAKQLIGEDSAVDKEYLVRVDGKLSERGLAVLNHGLTLDGKPLKPADVRWQNDDQLRFVLREGKKRQIRRMCELVGLKVVGLKRVRIGRIRLGDLPLGQWRYLREDEGF, from the coding sequence ATGGAAAAAGTACGTATCTCCAAGTTGATGTCCGAGCGCGGCCTGTGCTCGCGCCGCGAAGCCGACGGCTACATCGAGCGAGGCTGGGTTCGGGTCGATGGCGTGGTGGTGTCCGAACTGGGCGCGAAGGCCTATCCCGATCAGACCATCACGCTGGAACGCGCCGCCCGCGCGGCGCAGACGTCGCTGGTCACCATTCTGATCAACAAGCCCATCGGTTATGTGTCCGGACAGGCCGAGGACGGCTACACGCCGGCGGCCGCCCTGGTCGATGCGCGCAGCCAGTTCGAGGGCGACCGCTCGCGACGCCGCTTTGACCGCACGCATCTGCGCGGCTTGGCCGTGGCCGGGCGGCTGGACATCGATTCGCAGGGGCTGCTCATCCTCACCCAGGACGGGCGTATCGCCAAACAACTCATTGGCGAGGATTCGGCGGTCGACAAAGAATATCTGGTCCGGGTCGATGGCAAGTTGAGCGAGCGTGGCCTGGCCGTGCTAAATCATGGCCTGACGCTGGATGGCAAGCCGCTTAAGCCGGCAGATGTGCGCTGGCAGAACGACGACCAGTTGCGTTTTGTGCTGCGCGAGGGCAAGAAGCGGCAGATCCGGCGCATGTGCGAATTGGTCGGCCTCAAGGTCGTGGGCCTGAAACGGGTCCGGATCGGCCGCATCCGACTGGGCGATTTGCCCCTGGGGCAGTGGCGTTACCTGCGCGAGGACGAGGGCTTCTGA
- a CDS encoding outer membrane protein oprM: MIPTMKTLLSMSLAGALAGCSLAPTYQRPDAPVDTLYPSGPAYGVAAQQPAGQVAAADVGWREFFHDPLLQRIIALALANNRDMRVAALNVEAARAQYRIQRADLLPSLGVAGDTTVQRSPGDLTQTGRPEISRQYRVGGAISSWELDLFGRIQSLSEQALQTYLAQDETRIATQLALIAETAQAYLTLRADQELLQLTKDTLSSQENSYKLTKQSYDQGVGTALDLSQAEISLRTAQRNQSQYLRQVAQDRNALTLLAGQPLPADVLAQLDESKSLPDDIVIADLPAGLPSDLLSRRPDVRAAEHVLRGANANIGAARAAFFPSISLTGMAGTASASLGGLFKAGSGAWSFAPQISLPIFAGGSLMADLDLAHVRKRIEVANYEKAIQTGFREVADGLAGRATLDDQIAAQRLLVDASQRAYTLSDQRFRQGVADYLSVLDSQRSLYTAQQALVDTRLSRLTNLITLYKSLGGGWTEHTVSADAATTASSQ; this comes from the coding sequence ATGATCCCGACCATGAAAACCTTATTGTCGATGTCGCTGGCGGGCGCCCTGGCGGGTTGCTCTCTGGCGCCTACTTATCAGCGTCCGGATGCCCCTGTTGACACGCTGTATCCGAGCGGCCCGGCCTATGGCGTGGCGGCGCAACAGCCTGCCGGTCAGGTCGCAGCCGCCGATGTGGGCTGGCGCGAGTTTTTCCATGATCCGCTGTTGCAGCGGATCATTGCACTGGCGCTGGCCAACAATCGGGACATGCGCGTAGCCGCCCTCAACGTCGAGGCAGCGCGCGCGCAGTACCGGATACAGCGCGCGGACCTCTTGCCCTCCCTGGGCGTGGCGGGCGATACCACCGTACAACGCTCGCCCGGCGACCTGACGCAGACGGGCAGACCGGAGATTTCGCGCCAGTATCGCGTCGGTGGCGCCATCTCGTCGTGGGAGTTGGATCTCTTTGGCCGCATTCAGAGCCTGAGTGAACAGGCTTTGCAAACCTATCTGGCTCAGGATGAGACCCGCATCGCCACTCAACTGGCCTTGATCGCCGAGACGGCCCAGGCCTACCTGACGCTCAGGGCCGATCAGGAACTGCTGCAACTGACCAAGGACACGCTGTCCTCTCAGGAAAACTCATACAAACTCACCAAACAGAGTTATGACCAGGGCGTGGGAACGGCGCTGGATCTGAGCCAGGCCGAGATCTCACTGCGAACGGCGCAGCGCAATCAGTCGCAATATCTGCGGCAGGTCGCTCAGGATCGTAATGCGCTGACGCTGCTGGCGGGCCAGCCGTTGCCTGCCGATGTGCTGGCGCAGTTGGACGAATCCAAAAGCCTGCCGGATGACATCGTCATCGCCGATCTGCCGGCAGGTCTGCCATCGGATCTGCTGTCACGCCGTCCGGACGTCAGGGCGGCCGAGCATGTCCTGCGCGGGGCCAATGCCAATATCGGTGCCGCGCGTGCGGCGTTCTTCCCCAGCATCAGCCTGACCGGCATGGCCGGCACCGCCAGCGCTTCGTTGGGCGGCTTGTTCAAGGCGGGTTCGGGTGCGTGGAGTTTCGCGCCCCAGATATCCCTGCCGATCTTTGCCGGCGGCTCGCTCATGGCCGACTTGGATCTGGCCCACGTGCGCAAGCGCATCGAGGTGGCCAATTATGAGAAGGCCATCCAGACGGGCTTCCGGGAAGTGGCGGACGGGCTGGCCGGGCGCGCCACGCTGGACGATCAGATTGCCGCGCAGCGGCTTTTGGTCGATGCGAGCCAGCGGGCTTACACCTTGTCGGATCAGCGTTTCCGCCAGGGCGTGGCCGATTACCTGAGCGTGCTCGACTCACAGCGTTCGCTGTATACCGCGCAGCAGGCCCTGGTCGATACGCGCCTGTCGCGGCTGACCAATCTGATCACGCTGTACAAGTCTTTGGGCGGGGGCTGGACAGAACATACCGTTAGCGCGGATGCCGCCACCACCGCGTCGTCGCAATAA
- a CDS encoding transglycosylase associated family protein — translation MSIIIMIIVGFVVGLIARALMPGDQSMGIIMTTILGIVGSVVAGYLGQSLGWYAPGEPAGWIASVVGAIIVLFVVGLIARKRA, via the coding sequence ATGAGCATCATCATCATGATCATCGTGGGCTTCGTCGTGGGGCTTATCGCCCGTGCGCTGATGCCCGGAGATCAAAGCATGGGCATCATCATGACGACCATACTCGGTATCGTCGGCTCGGTTGTCGCCGGGTATCTCGGCCAATCGCTGGGATGGTATGCGCCGGGCGAACCGGCAGGCTGGATCGCCTCGGTCGTCGGCGCCATCATCGTCTTGTTCGTGGTGGGGCTCATCGCCCGCAAGCGCGCCTGA
- the acrA gene encoding acriflavine resistance protein A, which produces MAAIALALSGCGKEQAAPQAGKPQVGVVTLKTQPVSLSTELPGRTSAFRVAEVRPQVNGIVQKRLFTEGGDVRAGQQLYQIDPSVYQATYDSAKAALARAQAQQRTAALLVDRYKPLVETRAVSRQTYDDAVSSRDQAAADVLSAKAALETARINLVYTKVLAPIDGIIGRSQVTEGALVTANQTGAIASVQQIDPIYVDVTQSSVQLLKLKRALATGQLQQADGAQAAKVTLMLEDGSVYDAPGKLEFSEVTVDPTTGSVTLRALFPNAKHELLPGMFVRARLAQGVAADGLLVPQRGVARSQRGLPTALVVNGENKVELRELVTDRALGDQWLVTKGLAAGDRVIVEGLQSVRPGVEVTAQEYQAGASAPAGQGGQAPAAK; this is translated from the coding sequence GTGGCGGCGATTGCCCTCGCATTGTCCGGCTGCGGCAAGGAGCAAGCTGCGCCTCAGGCCGGCAAACCCCAGGTGGGCGTGGTGACCTTGAAGACGCAGCCTGTTTCGCTTTCGACGGAATTGCCTGGCCGGACATCGGCCTTCCGCGTCGCCGAGGTCCGGCCACAGGTCAATGGCATTGTGCAAAAACGCCTCTTCACCGAGGGCGGGGACGTGCGTGCCGGCCAGCAGCTCTATCAGATCGACCCTTCCGTCTATCAGGCGACGTACGACAGCGCCAAAGCGGCGCTGGCACGGGCCCAAGCGCAACAACGCACGGCCGCGCTGCTGGTGGATCGATACAAGCCCCTGGTCGAAACCCGGGCCGTGAGCCGTCAGACCTATGACGACGCTGTGAGCTCGCGCGATCAGGCCGCCGCCGATGTGCTGTCGGCCAAGGCCGCGCTGGAGACGGCCCGCATCAACCTCGTCTACACCAAGGTGCTTGCACCCATCGACGGCATCATCGGCCGCTCGCAGGTCACGGAAGGCGCGTTGGTAACGGCCAACCAGACCGGCGCCATTGCTTCGGTGCAGCAAATCGACCCGATTTATGTCGATGTGACGCAATCCAGCGTTCAACTGCTCAAGCTCAAGCGCGCCCTGGCCACCGGTCAGTTGCAGCAGGCCGACGGTGCGCAAGCCGCCAAAGTCACTCTCATGCTCGAAGACGGCAGCGTCTACGACGCGCCGGGCAAGCTGGAATTCTCCGAAGTGACGGTCGACCCGACGACCGGATCGGTGACACTGCGCGCCTTGTTTCCCAATGCCAAGCATGAATTGCTGCCCGGCATGTTCGTTCGGGCGCGCCTGGCGCAGGGCGTAGCCGCCGATGGCCTGCTCGTGCCGCAGCGTGGCGTGGCGCGCAGTCAGCGTGGCCTGCCGACGGCGCTGGTGGTCAATGGTGAGAACAAGGTCGAGTTGCGCGAACTCGTCACCGACCGCGCACTGGGCGACCAGTGGCTGGTGACCAAGGGGCTGGCAGCGGGTGATCGCGTCATCGTCGAGGGGCTGCAGTCCGTGCGGCCCGGCGTCGAAGTCACCGCACAGGAATATCAAGCCGGCGCATCCGCGCCGGCCGGGCAGGGCGGCCAGGCGCCGGCAGCAAAGTAA
- a CDS encoding ahpC/TSA family protein — protein sequence MLRNRSPGSVLPALFLMLCLSLAACGERNANWSLYDVKGHLPDLRFSLPAAGGKTLSSEDLKGKTVLLFFGYASCPDICPTTMAQLTAVLQQLGERARDVRILFVSVDPHRDTPDILQAYVNAFNNQALGVTGSEKQIADMARRYRVAYQIEKPKPGYAADQYDVTHSRGVYIFDNEGRARLLASDTDSVADITKDVKHLLDITQG from the coding sequence ATGCTGCGCAACCGTTCGCCCGGCTCCGTCCTGCCTGCCCTGTTTCTGATGCTCTGCCTGAGCCTGGCGGCCTGTGGCGAGCGAAATGCCAATTGGTCGCTCTATGACGTAAAGGGGCATTTGCCAGACCTGCGGTTTAGCCTGCCTGCGGCAGGCGGTAAAACACTCAGCAGCGAAGACCTCAAAGGCAAAACCGTGCTGTTGTTCTTTGGCTATGCCAGTTGTCCGGACATCTGTCCAACCACCATGGCACAACTGACGGCAGTCCTGCAGCAACTGGGCGAGCGGGCCCGCGACGTACGCATCCTGTTTGTCAGCGTGGATCCGCATCGGGACACCCCCGATATTCTGCAGGCCTACGTCAACGCCTTTAACAACCAGGCCCTGGGCGTTACAGGCAGCGAAAAACAGATCGCCGATATGGCACGCCGCTATCGTGTCGCCTACCAGATAGAGAAACCCAAGCCCGGTTACGCTGCGGACCAGTATGATGTCACCCATAGCCGGGGCGTCTATATCTTCGACAACGAAGGCCGGGCGCGGTTGTTGGCCTCCGACACCGACAGCGTGGCGGACATCACCAAGGATGTGAAGCATCTGCTCGACATCACTCAAGGCTGA
- a CDS encoding methyltransferase domain protein, producing MSQRYDAVVCCEAIHLLTNPGLALAGFFQALRPGGLLVVTTPNTWYQRSRRQFLLRGFHSGFRPMVGRRRGRDYITYFAWNFPLLHLLLTHAGYEDIRLHEVEEPKPKRWVEHILALPSRLYCRQQMRRDPRHAAYWRQAGSVQSLHGRWLVVSARRPPR from the coding sequence TTGTCGCAGCGCTACGATGCGGTGGTCTGCTGCGAGGCCATCCACCTGCTGACCAATCCGGGCCTGGCGCTGGCAGGGTTCTTCCAGGCCCTGCGGCCGGGCGGCCTGCTGGTCGTCACCACACCCAACACGTGGTACCAGCGTTCCCGGCGGCAGTTTCTGCTGCGCGGGTTTCATTCCGGGTTCCGGCCCATGGTCGGACGCCGCCGTGGCAGGGACTACATCACGTACTTCGCCTGGAATTTCCCGCTGTTGCACCTACTACTGACGCATGCCGGCTATGAGGATATCCGGCTGCATGAGGTCGAAGAGCCCAAACCCAAACGCTGGGTCGAACACATACTGGCATTGCCATCGCGGCTGTATTGCCGCCAGCAGATGCGCCGCGATCCCCGCCATGCGGCCTATTGGCGGCAGGCGGGTTCGGTGCAATCCTTGCATGGCCGCTGGCTGGTAGTCTCCGCCAGGCGACCGCCGCGCTAG
- a CDS encoding bacterial regulatory helix-turn-helix, lysR family protein produces MELFVEVAKTRNFSRAAEKLGIPKSTLSRQVADLERSIGLQLLARTTRKVELTPAGQLYFDRCQRIVAEAQVVHEELQNLLETPSGPLRVNLPADFGTEFLAECFVEFSLRYPDVDFYLDIASPEHATRVFQACDVAIQIGELPDSTQIARLLGKLPAYLYASPDYLARRGRPQHPDDLIHHECMEFRVGHAGRVTRWPLTDGLHHIEITPGKRYSVNSVSMLRSLTGLGAGIAILGSVRGDESRPLERVLPDWHAGPFPVYAVTDTRLLPAKTRIFIEFLMERLDMQGPGEKHSARLFPDTA; encoded by the coding sequence ATGGAACTCTTTGTCGAGGTGGCCAAGACACGCAATTTCAGCCGTGCGGCCGAAAAACTCGGCATACCCAAATCGACGCTCTCGCGCCAGGTGGCCGACCTCGAGCGATCGATCGGCCTGCAATTGCTGGCCCGCACCACGCGCAAGGTCGAACTCACCCCGGCCGGACAGCTCTATTTCGACCGTTGCCAACGCATCGTGGCCGAAGCGCAGGTCGTGCACGAAGAACTGCAAAATCTGCTCGAAACCCCCTCCGGTCCGCTACGCGTAAACCTGCCTGCCGACTTCGGCACAGAGTTTCTGGCCGAGTGCTTCGTCGAATTCTCGCTACGCTACCCCGACGTGGATTTTTACTTGGACATTGCCAGCCCCGAGCATGCGACACGGGTGTTCCAGGCCTGCGATGTCGCCATACAGATCGGTGAATTGCCCGACTCCACCCAGATTGCGCGCCTGCTGGGCAAACTTCCGGCTTACCTCTACGCATCGCCGGACTACCTTGCCCGCCGCGGCCGCCCACAGCATCCCGATGATCTGATCCACCACGAGTGCATGGAGTTCCGGGTAGGACACGCGGGACGTGTCACGCGCTGGCCCCTGACCGACGGGCTCCATCACATCGAAATCACGCCCGGCAAACGTTACTCCGTCAACAGCGTGTCCATGCTGCGCAGTCTGACGGGATTGGGCGCGGGCATTGCCATCCTGGGCAGTGTGCGTGGCGACGAAAGCCGCCCGCTGGAAAGGGTGCTGCCCGACTGGCATGCCGGCCCTTTTCCGGTCTATGCGGTCACCGACACCCGGCTACTGCCCGCCAAGACACGCATCTTCATCGAATTTCTGATGGAGCGCCTGGACATGCAGGGGCCGGGCGAAAAGCATAGCGCCCGCCTGTTCCCCGACACCGCCTGA
- a CDS encoding helix-turn-helix family protein yields MNTHKHARLTFLRRLEMVQQLIAHQVCVPEAARAYGVTAPTVRKWLGRFLAQGQAGLADASSRPTVSPRAIAPAKALAIVELRRKRLTQARIAQALGVSASTVSRVLARAGLSHLADLEPAEPVVRYEHQAPGDLLHIDIKKLGRIQRPGHRVTGNRRDTVEGAGWDFVFVAIDDHARVAFTDIHPDERFPSAVQFLKDAVAYYQRLGVTIQRLLTDNGSAFRSRAFAALCHELGIKHRFTRPYRPQTNGKAERFIQSALREWAYAHTYQNSQHRADAMKSWLHHYNWHRPHQGIGRAVPISRLNLDEYNLLTVHS; encoded by the coding sequence ATGAACACCCATAAGCATGCCCGATTGACCTTCCTACGTCGACTCGAAATGGTCCAGCAATTGATCGCCCATCAAGTTTGTGTACCTGAAGCGGCCCGCGCCTATGGGGTCACCGCGCCGACTGTGCGCAAATGGCTGGGCCGCTTCCTGGCTCAGGGCCAGGCGGGCTTGGCCGATGCGTCCTCGCGCCCGACGGTCTCGCCCCGAGCGATTGCGCCGGCCAAGGCGCTGGCTATCGTGGAGCTGCGCCGCAAGCGGCTGACCCAAGCGCGCATCGCCCAGGCGCTGGGCGTGTCAGCCAGCACCGTCAGCCGCGTCCTGGCCCGCGCCGGTCTGTCGCACCTGGCCGACCTGGAGCCGGCCGAGCCGGTGGTGCGCTACGAGCATCAGGCCCCCGGCGATCTGCTGCACATCGACATCAAGAAGCTGGGACGTATCCAGCGCCCTGGCCACCGGGTCACGGGCAACCGACGCGATACCGTTGAGGGGGCCGGCTGGGACTTCGTCTTCGTGGCCATCGATGACCACGCCCGCGTGGCCTTCACCGACATCCACCCCGACGAGCGCTTCCCCAGCGCCGTCCAGTTCCTCAAGGACGCAGTGGCCTACTACCAGCGCCTGGGCGTGACCATCCAGCGCTTGCTCACCGACAATGGCTCGGCCTTTCGCAGCCGCGCCTTCGCCGCGCTGTGCCATGAGCTGGGCATCAAGCACCGCTTTACCCGACCTTACCGCCCACAGACCAATGGCAAGGCCGAACGCTTCATCCAGTCGGCCTTGCGTGAGTGGGCTTACGCTCACACCTACCAGAACTCCCAACACCGAGCCGATGCCATGAAATCCTGGCTACACCACTACAACTGGCATCGACCCCACCAAGGCATCGGGCGCGCTGTACCCATCTCCAGACTCAACCTGGACGAATACAACCTATTGACAGTTCACAGCTAG
- the mexB gene encoding multidrug resistance protein MexB: protein MAKFFIDRPVFAWVIAIVLMMAGALSILSLPVAQYPSIAPPAIAINVTYPGASAQTVQDTVVQVIEQQMNGIDNLEYISSESNSDGSVSITLTFGQGTNPDTAQVQVQNKLAVAQPLLPQEVQQQGIRVTKATKNFLIVAGFVSSDGTMDKSDLADYVASYVQDPISRTPGVGDFQLFGASYAMRIWLSPEKLINYNLSASDVTNAIKEQNVQVSSGQLGSLPATRGQQLNATVIGPTRLQTPEEFGDILLKVNTDGSQVRLRDVAKIELGAQGYSIDSYYNGKPASGLAVKLATGANALDTAQAVRDTINNLKPYFPPGMEVVYPYDTTPFVSLSIESVIHTLLEAIVLVFLVMYLFLQNVRATLIPTLAVPVVLLGTFGVLAAFGYSINTLTMFGMVLAIGLLVDDAIVVVENVERLMVEEGLSPKAATRKSMGQITGALVGIAMVLSAVFIPMAFFGGSTGVIYRQFSITIVSSMVLSVLVAVVFTPALCATLLKPVPKGHHGTKKGFFGWFNRSFERSTEGYANVVGRSLTRGKRLLVLYVVLILAMGWLFTRIPTAFLPEEDLGILFAQVQAPSGASAERTKVVIDQAVNYLLNDEKDSVASVFAVSGFSFGGRGQNAAILFIKLRDWKNRSGSSLRAGAVAQRINGYFATHIHDAQVFAFAPPAVMELGNASGFDFMLQDRAGVGHEKLLAARNQLLGEASQSPVLARVRPNGIEDAPQYQLDIDREKARALGVAISDINSTLSTAWGSSYVNDFIDRGRVKKVFVQGEAASRMLPDDLDKWYVRNTSGDMVPFSAFAKAHWTFGPQKLNRYNGVPAYNIQGEPAPGRSSGEAMAEMERIAAKLPTGIGFEWTGLSFEERLSGAQAPALYAISLIVVFLCLAALYESWSIPTAVMLVVPLGVLGALAATLMRGLSNDVYFQVGLLTTVGLAAKNAILIVEFAKEHYEKGAGLTEAAIHAARQRLRPILMTSMAFVLGVVPLAISSGAGSGSQHAIGTGVIGGMLSGTFLAIFFVPLFFVVILRLFKVRRRADIHAEEEALHPHSNGDQPQ, encoded by the coding sequence ATGGCAAAGTTTTTTATCGACAGGCCGGTATTCGCCTGGGTGATCGCTATCGTTCTGATGATGGCCGGCGCCTTGTCCATCCTCAGCCTGCCTGTAGCGCAATACCCCAGTATTGCGCCACCTGCGATCGCCATCAACGTGACCTACCCGGGCGCGTCGGCCCAGACCGTGCAGGACACGGTGGTCCAGGTGATCGAGCAGCAGATGAATGGTATCGACAACCTGGAATACATTTCCTCCGAGAGCAACTCGGATGGCAGTGTGTCCATTACCTTGACGTTTGGCCAGGGCACCAACCCTGACACTGCCCAGGTACAAGTGCAGAACAAGCTGGCCGTCGCCCAGCCCCTGTTGCCGCAGGAAGTGCAGCAGCAGGGGATACGCGTGACCAAAGCGACGAAGAACTTTCTTATTGTCGCCGGCTTTGTCTCTTCCGATGGCACCATGGACAAGTCGGACCTTGCCGACTACGTGGCTTCCTATGTACAGGATCCGATCAGCCGTACTCCAGGCGTGGGGGACTTCCAGCTGTTTGGTGCCTCGTACGCGATGCGTATATGGCTCAGTCCCGAGAAGCTGATCAACTACAACCTGTCGGCCTCGGACGTCACCAATGCGATCAAAGAGCAGAACGTTCAGGTTTCTTCGGGCCAGTTGGGCAGCCTGCCGGCCACGCGTGGTCAGCAACTGAACGCCACCGTCATCGGCCCGACTCGCTTGCAGACGCCCGAAGAATTCGGCGACATCCTGCTCAAGGTCAATACCGATGGGTCGCAGGTGCGTCTGCGCGATGTTGCCAAGATCGAGCTGGGTGCGCAGGGTTACTCCATCGACAGCTATTACAACGGCAAGCCCGCTTCGGGGCTGGCGGTCAAGCTGGCCACCGGCGCCAATGCGTTGGATACCGCCCAGGCGGTGCGTGACACCATCAACAATCTCAAGCCGTATTTCCCGCCGGGGATGGAGGTCGTCTATCCCTACGACACGACGCCGTTCGTCAGCCTGTCCATCGAGAGCGTGATCCACACGCTGCTCGAGGCCATCGTGCTCGTGTTCCTGGTGATGTACCTCTTTTTGCAGAATGTGCGCGCCACGCTCATTCCGACATTGGCCGTGCCCGTGGTGCTGCTGGGCACTTTCGGGGTGCTGGCGGCATTCGGCTATTCCATCAACACCCTGACCATGTTCGGCATGGTGCTGGCCATTGGACTGCTGGTCGATGACGCCATCGTCGTGGTCGAAAACGTCGAGCGGCTGATGGTGGAGGAGGGACTGTCTCCCAAAGCGGCAACGCGCAAATCCATGGGACAGATCACAGGTGCGCTGGTCGGCATCGCGATGGTGCTGTCGGCCGTGTTCATTCCCATGGCCTTCTTCGGCGGTTCGACGGGCGTGATCTACCGCCAGTTCTCCATCACCATCGTGTCTTCCATGGTGTTGTCGGTGCTGGTGGCGGTCGTCTTTACGCCGGCGTTGTGCGCTACCTTGCTCAAGCCCGTGCCCAAGGGCCACCACGGCACCAAGAAAGGGTTCTTCGGCTGGTTCAATCGTTCGTTTGAGCGCTCCACCGAGGGCTACGCCAACGTCGTGGGCCGCAGCCTTACGCGAGGCAAGCGGCTTCTGGTGCTGTATGTGGTGCTGATTCTGGCCATGGGCTGGCTGTTTACACGTATTCCGACGGCCTTTCTGCCTGAAGAAGACCTGGGCATTCTGTTTGCCCAGGTACAGGCGCCGTCGGGTGCATCGGCCGAGCGCACCAAGGTCGTCATCGACCAGGCCGTCAACTACCTGCTCAACGACGAGAAGGATTCGGTGGCATCGGTCTTCGCGGTCTCCGGCTTTTCGTTCGGGGGACGGGGCCAGAATGCCGCCATTCTGTTCATCAAGCTGCGTGACTGGAAAAATCGTTCCGGCAGCTCGTTGCGCGCCGGCGCCGTGGCACAACGCATCAATGGCTATTTCGCCACGCATATCCACGATGCGCAGGTGTTCGCCTTCGCGCCGCCAGCCGTGATGGAGCTGGGCAACGCCAGCGGCTTTGACTTCATGCTCCAGGACCGCGCCGGGGTGGGGCACGAGAAATTGCTGGCCGCGCGCAATCAGTTGCTCGGTGAGGCCTCCCAGAGCCCGGTGCTGGCGCGCGTGCGTCCCAACGGGATCGAGGATGCGCCTCAGTACCAGCTGGATATCGATCGCGAGAAGGCGCGCGCACTGGGCGTGGCCATCTCGGACATCAACAGCACGCTGTCGACCGCCTGGGGTTCGTCGTACGTCAATGACTTCATCGATCGGGGCCGCGTCAAGAAGGTCTTCGTCCAGGGCGAGGCGGCGTCACGCATGCTGCCCGACGACCTGGACAAGTGGTATGTGCGCAATACGTCGGGCGATATGGTGCCGTTCTCGGCGTTTGCCAAGGCGCACTGGACCTTCGGGCCACAAAAGCTCAACCGCTACAACGGTGTGCCGGCCTACAACATCCAGGGTGAGCCGGCGCCAGGCCGCAGCTCGGGCGAGGCCATGGCCGAAATGGAACGCATCGCCGCGAAGCTGCCGACGGGTATCGGTTTCGAATGGACCGGCCTGTCCTTCGAAGAGCGTCTGTCTGGCGCCCAGGCTCCCGCCTTGTATGCCATCTCGCTGATTGTGGTCTTCCTGTGCCTGGCAGCGCTGTACGAGAGTTGGAGTATCCCGACGGCGGTGATGCTGGTGGTCCCGCTGGGGGTGCTTGGGGCCTTGGCGGCAACCTTGATGCGCGGCCTGTCCAATGACGTGTATTTCCAGGTCGGGCTGCTCACCACCGTTGGGCTGGCGGCCAAAAATGCCATCCTCATCGTGGAGTTCGCCAAGGAACACTATGAAAAGGGCGCCGGTTTGACCGAGGCCGCGATCCATGCGGCGCGGCAACGCCTGCGGCCGATTCTCATGACGTCCATGGCCTTCGTGCTGGGTGTGGTGCCGCTGGCGATTTCCAGCGGTGCGGGCTCGGGCAGCCAGCACGCCATCGGTACCGGCGTAATTGGCGGCATGCTGTCGGGCACCTTCCTGGCCATCTTTTTCGTGCCCTTGTTCTTCGTGGTGATCCTGCGCCTGTTCAAAGTCCGGCGCCGGGCCGACATCCACGCCGAAGAAGAGGCATTGCATCCCCATTCCAACGGAGATCAGCCGCAATGA